Proteins from one Rosa chinensis cultivar Old Blush chromosome 7, RchiOBHm-V2, whole genome shotgun sequence genomic window:
- the LOC112178312 gene encoding serine hydroxymethyltransferase, mitochondrial, giving the protein MISNESYQTGISNCRKRPSPPFAAARTVCSASISTSWRTESPPPWTVMMVFCMLLRRKYSALLYSLRDIEDSATLFRPKLIVAGASACARLYDYACIRKVCDKQKAILLADMAHITGLVAAGVIPSPFEYADIVTTTTHKSFRGAMIFFRKGVIAPRGHNSRVQSLPRTLLEKGYDLVSGGIDNHLVLVNLRDKVQLTLFM; this is encoded by the exons ATGATCTCTAACGAGAGTTACCAGACAGGCATCTCGAACTGTCGCAAGCGACCTTCGCCGCCTTTCGCTGCCGCAAGGACCGTGTGCTCCGCCTCAATCTCCACCTCTTGGAGGACTGAATCGCCACCACCGTGGACGGTTATGATGGTATTCTGCATGCTTCTCCGGAGAAAGTACAGCGCCCTGCTCTATTCTTTGAGGGACA TTGAAGATAGTGCCACACTATTCAGACCCAAATTAATAGTTGCTGGTGCCAGTGCTTGTGCACGCTTGTACGACTATGCATGCATACGCAAG GTCTGTGATAAGCAGAAAGCTATTTTGTTAGCTGATATGGCACACATCACTGGATTGGTTGCGGCAGGTGTTATTCCATCTCCTTTTGagtatgcagatattgttacAACCACAACTCATAAGTCATTTCGTGGGGCTATGATCTTTTTCAGGAAGGGGGTCATAGCCCCACGAGGCCACAACTCCAGAGTTCAAAGCTTACCAAGA ACCTTGCTAGAGAAGGGCTATGATCTTGTCTCTGGTGGAATTGACAACCATTTAGTGTTGGTAAATTTGAGGGACAAG gtgcAATTGACTCTTTTCATGTGA
- the LOC112180103 gene encoding uncharacterized protein LOC112180103 codes for MSSILIFCEVELEMDLKTEAKSEMEPYMGLQRKVPECWKLETRRLASLLILKRRSFVHRGAIFKGRHIVGVNKSGNYQSFRGLSKLFSLVARDEIDDYSLAKLQNSKI; via the exons ATGAGCTCAATACTGATCTTCTGCGAGGTCGAATTGGAGATGGATTTGAAGACAGAGGCCAAATCGGAGATGGAACCATACATGGGTCTTCAACGAAAAGTCCCAGAGTGTTGGAAGCTTGAAACTCGGCGCCTTGCTTCTCTCT TGATTTTGAAAAGGAGGAGCTTTGTGCATCGAGGAGCCATCTTCAAAGGTCGGCATATTGTGG GTGTAAACAAAAGCGGTAATTATCAAAGCTTCAGAGGCCTCTCGAAGCTTTTTTCTTTG GTGGCTCGAGACGAGATCGACGACTATAGTTTAGCCAAGCTTCAGAATTCCAAGATTTAA